Within bacterium, the genomic segment CGGCTCGTCAACCGCTTCTTCGACCTGATCTGTCCGGGCGGCTACCTCTTCGTCGGCCATTCGGAGAGCCTGACGCCGCTCGAGCATCGCTATCAGTTCGTGCAGCCGGCGACCTACCGGCGGCCGGCCTGAGGGAGACGACGCGATGCGGCTGGTCGTCGGCATCGCCGACATGAAGCTGTCGACCTCGCGCGGCGATCAGCTGATCACGCACGCGCTCGGCAGCTGTCTCGGGATCACCGTGTTCGACCCGGTGGCCGGCGTCGGCGGGATGCTGCACGTGATGCTCCCGCAGTCGTCGATCGACCCGGAGAAGGCGACCGAGAACCCGCACATGTTCGTCGATTCCGGCGTGCCGCGCCTGTTCATCGAGGCCTACAAGCTCGGGGCCCAGAAGTCGCGGATGCACCTCAAGGTCGCGGGCGGCGCCTCGACGCAGGGGATCGGCGACGAGGACTACTTCCAGATCGGGAAGCGGAATATCGTTATGCTGCGCAAGCTGCTGTGGAAGAACGGCGTGATGATCACGTCCGAGGACGTGGGGGGGACCTCCTCGCGCACGATGCTCCTCGATTTGGCCGACGGGAGCGTCTCGTTGAAGGTCCAAGGCGTCGAGAAGGTTTTGTAGGCGAAGAGGGCCGAAGCCATGGGTATCAAAGTGCTCGTCGTGGACGACAGCTCGGTGATGAGGTCGATCATCATCAAGACGCTCCGGCTGTCCGGGCTGGAGTTGGAGTCCGTCCTGACCGCGGGAAACGGCCGGGAGGCGCTGCTCGTGCTGGAGAACAACCCGGTCGACCTGGCGCTGGTGGACATCAACATGCCCGTGATGAACGGCGAGGAGCTGCTCGACGCCGTGCGCGCCGAGCCGGCCCTCGAGGGGCTGAAGATGATCGTCGTCAGCTCCGACCACACCGACGCGCGGATGGAGCGGCTCGCCGCCAAGG encodes:
- a CDS encoding chemotaxis protein CheD — protein: MRLVVGIADMKLSTSRGDQLITHALGSCLGITVFDPVAGVGGMLHVMLPQSSIDPEKATENPHMFVDSGVPRLFIEAYKLGAQKSRMHLKVAGGASTQGIGDEDYFQIGKRNIVMLRKLLWKNGVMITSEDVGGTSSRTMLLDLADGSVSLKVQGVEKVL
- a CDS encoding response regulator — encoded protein: MGIKVLVVDDSSVMRSIIIKTLRLSGLELESVLTAGNGREALLVLENNPVDLALVDINMPVMNGEELLDAVRAEPALEGLKMIVVSSDHTDARMERLAAKGVPIVHKPFNPATLKETIVKLTGAEIHDDGPTGELSF